A stretch of the Saprospiraceae bacterium genome encodes the following:
- a CDS encoding DUF4918 family protein codes for MHNQTSFLEKVLEYIKGFEQQLPELPDGILPLLPYNQEEVLELAKQFYHKFYLKNHARSLILGINPGRLGAGSTGIPFTDAKRLLEDCGIQNQLKSYEPSSVFIYKMIEAYGGAELFYSDFFISSTSPIGFVKSGKNYNYYDEPNLLTRLKPYIQFQLERLLNLDLKRNVVFCLGEGKNYQFLNELNKSKQWFGKIHALPHPRFIVQYKSKELDAYIDRYLQAFILK; via the coding sequence TTGCATAATCAGACTTCTTTCTTAGAAAAGGTACTTGAATATATTAAGGGTTTTGAACAACAATTACCTGAACTTCCGGATGGGATTCTTCCGTTGCTTCCATACAATCAAGAAGAAGTGTTGGAATTGGCGAAACAGTTTTACCATAAATTTTATTTAAAGAATCATGCGAGATCATTGATTCTTGGAATTAATCCAGGCCGCTTGGGTGCGGGTTCAACCGGCATTCCATTTACCGATGCAAAACGTTTATTAGAGGATTGTGGAATTCAAAATCAGTTAAAATCCTATGAACCGTCTTCGGTTTTTATTTATAAAATGATTGAAGCATATGGCGGTGCGGAATTATTTTATTCCGACTTTTTTATTAGTTCCACCTCTCCCATTGGGTTCGTTAAAAGTGGTAAAAATTACAATTATTACGATGAACCAAACCTATTGACCCGTTTAAAACCGTACATCCAATTTCAATTAGAACGCCTGCTGAATTTAGACCTGAAAAGGAATGTGGTTTTTTGTTTGGGTGAAGGTAAAAATTATCAATTCTTAAACGAATTAAATAAATCGAAGCAATGGTTTGGAAAAATCCATGCACTGCCTCACCCGCGATTCATTGTCCAATATAAGAGCAAGGAGCTGGATGCCTATATTGATCGATATCTACAAGCATTCATATTAAAATAA
- a CDS encoding dodecin domain-containing protein yields MAVLKVIEIMSSSKKSWEDATETGIAKASKTLKNIRSAWVQDQSVVVDKGKVKEYRVSLKLSFEVV; encoded by the coding sequence ATGGCAGTATTAAAAGTTATCGAAATCATGTCCTCTTCCAAAAAATCCTGGGAGGATGCAACCGAAACCGGAATCGCAAAAGCATCTAAAACACTTAAAAACATTCGCTCTGCCTGGGTACAGGACCAATCTGTAGTGGTCGATAAGGGGAAAGTAAAAGAATACCGCGTCAGCCTCAAATTGAGTTTTGAGGTGGTCTAA
- a CDS encoding tetratricopeptide repeat protein, with protein MGLNRRIPLLLVYYTLFLFACTNSEQVKKVASSSEHAELERLNQLISQHPNVDSFYFMRGLYNFNQEAYELAIEDFQMALKIDSIRQPNYYFYLSDAYLYNLQSRDASQVMDKAMSLFPNHAETILRSARLRLVLKQYIPAMTVLDKLFVRDPQNSKAYLLAGQIFYEMGDTGRAVNAYQKAVDFNPDLREAWIRLGELLCELGTIKCIPYFNNAIRMDSLDPEVYHKKAFCYAQLGKYKEAIESYRSNIIRFPAYEPSFYNLGLLYLEMDSLDLALDHFMISVQINPAEASSYYQRGIVFQKMKKTQEAKNDFQKALQLDSSLIEAKQALELMK; from the coding sequence ATGGGTTTGAATAGAAGAATACCGCTACTTTTAGTTTATTATACCTTGTTTTTATTTGCTTGTACCAATTCAGAGCAAGTTAAAAAGGTCGCAAGCAGTTCAGAACATGCTGAATTAGAACGCTTGAACCAATTAATCTCTCAGCATCCCAATGTGGACTCATTTTATTTTATGAGGGGCCTTTATAATTTTAATCAAGAGGCTTATGAATTGGCGATTGAAGATTTTCAGATGGCTTTGAAAATTGATTCTATCCGGCAACCCAATTATTATTTTTATTTATCAGATGCTTATTTGTACAATTTACAATCCCGGGATGCTTCTCAAGTAATGGATAAAGCCATGAGTTTATTTCCAAATCATGCAGAAACTATTTTGAGAAGTGCCAGACTCAGATTGGTCCTTAAGCAATACATACCGGCAATGACGGTATTAGACAAATTGTTTGTAAGAGATCCACAAAATTCAAAAGCGTATTTACTAGCAGGGCAGATTTTCTATGAGATGGGAGATACCGGAAGAGCAGTAAATGCCTATCAAAAAGCAGTTGATTTTAATCCGGATTTGAGAGAAGCTTGGATTCGACTGGGGGAGTTGTTGTGTGAATTGGGAACCATTAAGTGCATACCCTATTTTAATAATGCAATACGAATGGATAGTTTGGATCCGGAAGTATATCATAAAAAAGCATTTTGTTATGCACAGTTGGGTAAATATAAGGAAGCCATTGAATCTTATAGATCCAACATCATTCGATTTCCTGCTTATGAACCTTCATTTTATAATTTAGGATTGCTCTATCTGGAAATGGATTCATTGGATCTCGCACTGGATCATTTCATGATATCAGTCCAAATCAACCCAGCGGAAGCAAGCAGCTATTATCAGCGAGGAATTGTTTTTCAAAAAATGAAGAAAACGCAAGAAGCAAAAAATGATTTTCAAAAGGCATTGCAGTTAGATAGTAGTTTGATTGAAGCAAAGCAAGCGTTGGAATTGATGAAATAG
- the thrS gene encoding threonine--tRNA ligase, translating to MIQISFPDGRKQEYPVNTTALEIAKSISEGLARNVLAAKVNGVVVDADRPIDSNASLQLLTWSDKEGKSTFWHSSAHLMAEALETFFPGIKFGIGPPIEQGFYYDVDPGDQVISANDLLKIEQKIIELARQANPYKRESVSKEYALNYFKDKGDEYKLELINELQDGNITFYHQGNFTDLCKGPHIPNTGFVKAIKLTSIAGAYWRGDEKRKQLTRIYGISFPKAKELEDYLILLEEAKKRDHRKLGQELELFMFSEKVGAGLPIWLPKGTALRQRLEDFLKQEQIKRGYTPVITPHIGHKSLYQTSGHWEKYGQDSFQPIHTPREGEEFLLKPMNCPHHCEIYGHKPRSYRDLPLRIAEFGTVYRYEQSGELHGLTRVRSFTQDDAHIFCTPEQVKNEFLNVLDLTMLVIKKLGFDHFTAQISLRDPENKEKYIGSEENWVKAEQAIIDATKEVDLVTTTELGEAAFYGPKLDFMVKDALGRSWQLGTIQVDYNLPERFQLEYIGADNSKHRPVMIHRAPFGSMERFIGVLTEHCAGKFPLWLTPDQFAILPVSDKYLDYSNSLQSKLEAAGFRGFIDDRVESIGKKIRDTELKKVPYMLIIGEKEVDQQNVSIRRQGSGDQGASTLDEFIALLHSNL from the coding sequence ATGATCCAGATTAGCTTTCCGGACGGAAGAAAACAAGAATACCCTGTAAATACTACAGCTTTAGAAATTGCAAAGTCTATTAGCGAAGGCTTGGCTCGCAATGTTTTGGCAGCAAAAGTAAATGGTGTCGTTGTCGATGCAGATCGCCCCATTGATTCCAATGCTTCCTTGCAATTATTAACCTGGTCTGATAAAGAAGGCAAATCCACTTTTTGGCATTCTTCGGCACATCTTATGGCCGAAGCTTTGGAAACGTTCTTTCCTGGAATCAAATTTGGAATTGGTCCTCCAATCGAACAGGGTTTTTATTATGATGTGGATCCCGGGGATCAGGTAATTTCTGCTAACGACCTTTTAAAAATCGAACAAAAAATTATCGAACTGGCTCGCCAGGCAAATCCCTATAAACGAGAATCGGTTTCTAAAGAATATGCACTCAACTATTTTAAAGATAAAGGAGACGAATATAAACTCGAATTAATTAACGAGCTGCAAGATGGTAACATCACGTTTTATCATCAGGGCAATTTTACAGATCTCTGCAAAGGTCCTCACATTCCAAATACAGGGTTTGTTAAAGCAATTAAATTGACAAGCATCGCCGGCGCTTATTGGAGAGGTGATGAAAAACGCAAACAACTTACACGCATTTATGGAATCAGTTTTCCAAAAGCCAAAGAACTCGAGGATTATTTGATTTTATTGGAAGAAGCCAAAAAGCGGGATCACAGAAAATTGGGACAGGAATTGGAGTTGTTTATGTTTTCTGAAAAAGTGGGAGCCGGTTTACCAATCTGGTTACCTAAAGGAACCGCCTTGCGTCAACGACTGGAAGATTTTTTAAAACAAGAGCAAATTAAACGTGGATACACTCCGGTAATTACACCACATATCGGACATAAATCATTATACCAAACCAGCGGCCATTGGGAAAAATATGGCCAAGATTCATTTCAGCCGATTCATACCCCACGTGAAGGCGAAGAGTTTTTATTGAAGCCTATGAACTGCCCGCATCACTGCGAAATTTATGGGCATAAACCGAGATCGTACCGCGATTTGCCTTTGCGAATTGCAGAATTTGGAACAGTCTATCGATACGAACAAAGTGGGGAGCTGCATGGATTAACCCGTGTACGTTCGTTTACCCAAGATGATGCGCATATTTTTTGTACACCGGAACAAGTCAAAAATGAATTTTTAAATGTGTTGGACTTGACCATGTTGGTTATTAAAAAATTAGGATTCGATCATTTTACTGCCCAAATCTCTTTAAGAGATCCAGAAAATAAAGAAAAATATATCGGCTCAGAAGAAAACTGGGTTAAAGCCGAACAGGCAATTATCGATGCAACAAAAGAAGTGGACCTGGTAACGACCACCGAATTGGGAGAAGCTGCATTCTATGGACCTAAATTGGATTTTATGGTTAAAGATGCTTTAGGTCGTTCCTGGCAATTGGGTACCATTCAGGTTGATTACAATCTACCGGAACGCTTTCAATTGGAATACATTGGTGCTGACAATTCCAAACACCGGCCTGTGATGATTCATAGAGCCCCCTTTGGTTCGATGGAACGTTTTATAGGAGTACTCACCGAACATTGTGCAGGTAAATTTCCATTGTGGTTGACTCCGGATCAATTTGCAATTTTACCAGTAAGTGATAAATATCTCGATTATTCCAATTCGCTGCAATCAAAATTAGAAGCAGCCGGTTTTCGCGGATTTATTGATGATCGTGTGGAATCAATTGGCAAAAAAATTCGCGATACGGAATTAAAAAAGGTTCCTTACATGTTGATTATTGGAGAAAAAGAAGTGGATCAACAAAATGTATCTATACGTCGCCAAGGATCAGGGGATCAGGGTGCAAGCACTTTGGACGAATTCATTGCCTTGCTACATTCCAATTTATAG
- the htpG gene encoding molecular chaperone HtpG — protein MQSGRISVQTENIFPIIKKFLYSEQEIFLRELISNAVDATTKLKVLSSKGEAKGDLGELTIEVVIDKEAGTLTIRDRGIGMNEEEVQKYLNQLAFSSAEEFISKYQGEASIIGHFGLGFYSAFMVSDRVEVVTKSYREDSVPVKWTCNGDTEFTIENTDKAGRGTDIILHLSADCKDYLEQTKIESLLEKFCKFLPIPIQFGTKKETIKEGETEKEVETAHIINNTDPLWKKTPVDLTDEDYKSFYNELYPYAEEPLFWIHLNIDFPFNLTGVLYFPKIRQNFEVQKNKIHLYSNQVFVTDDVKEIVPEFLMLLHGVIDSPDIPLNVSRSYLQADSNVRKISGYITKKVAEKLSELFKKDRKDFQNKWNDISTFVKYGLVSDEKFAEKAMSFTLLENSDKECFTIEEYKEKIKDTQKDKDNRLIALYTNDLKLHYRSVQNAKEHGYDVLLLNNVLDNHFIQHLEMKAEMTFKRVDSDTLNHLIDKGDQTELVLSESEQKTIEELFKSLPTNKASKTEVKSLSPNDPPVLIVKPEFMRRMTEMQYMMSAMKGDSEDNPFLNHFESVINGNHPLVSQKILSETDPEKQKEVADYLFKLALLDQHMLQGEGLHEFVKKSLERV, from the coding sequence ATGCAATCCGGTAGAATTTCAGTCCAAACGGAGAATATATTCCCCATAATTAAGAAGTTTCTTTATTCTGAGCAAGAGATTTTTCTGAGGGAATTAATTTCCAATGCGGTTGACGCAACAACAAAACTAAAAGTTCTTTCTTCAAAAGGAGAAGCCAAAGGAGATTTAGGCGAATTAACAATTGAAGTCGTTATCGATAAAGAAGCTGGTACGCTAACCATCCGGGATAGAGGGATTGGCATGAATGAAGAAGAAGTTCAAAAATACCTTAACCAGTTGGCTTTTTCTTCGGCTGAAGAATTTATCAGCAAATATCAAGGGGAGGCCTCAATTATTGGGCACTTTGGATTAGGTTTCTATTCAGCTTTCATGGTTTCAGATCGAGTTGAAGTTGTAACAAAGTCTTATCGCGAAGATTCCGTTCCGGTAAAATGGACTTGCAATGGCGATACGGAATTTACCATTGAAAACACAGATAAAGCAGGACGTGGAACGGATATTATTCTGCATCTTTCCGCAGACTGTAAAGACTATTTAGAGCAAACTAAAATTGAAAGCCTGCTCGAAAAATTTTGCAAATTTTTACCAATCCCCATTCAGTTTGGAACAAAAAAGGAAACCATTAAAGAAGGCGAAACTGAAAAAGAGGTTGAAACAGCTCATATTATCAACAACACCGACCCCCTTTGGAAAAAGACCCCGGTTGATTTAACAGATGAGGACTACAAATCTTTCTACAATGAATTGTATCCTTACGCAGAAGAACCGCTGTTCTGGATTCATTTGAATATTGATTTTCCTTTTAATCTGACGGGTGTTTTGTATTTTCCTAAAATCAGACAAAACTTTGAAGTTCAGAAAAATAAAATTCACCTTTACAGCAATCAGGTTTTTGTTACCGACGATGTAAAAGAAATAGTTCCAGAATTTTTAATGCTTTTACACGGTGTAATTGATTCACCGGATATTCCATTGAATGTATCCAGATCGTATCTACAGGCGGACAGCAACGTTCGAAAAATATCAGGCTACATCACTAAAAAGGTGGCAGAAAAATTAAGTGAGCTGTTTAAAAAAGATCGTAAAGACTTCCAAAATAAATGGAATGACATCAGTACATTCGTAAAATACGGATTGGTATCTGATGAAAAATTTGCTGAAAAAGCCATGTCCTTTACCTTATTGGAAAATTCAGATAAAGAATGTTTCACTATTGAGGAATATAAAGAAAAAATAAAAGACACACAGAAAGACAAAGACAATCGTCTGATTGCTTTATATACAAATGATTTAAAATTACACTATCGAAGTGTTCAAAATGCAAAAGAACATGGTTACGATGTATTGCTTTTAAACAATGTACTGGATAATCATTTTATACAGCATTTGGAAATGAAAGCTGAAATGACTTTTAAGCGAGTTGATTCAGATACCCTGAATCATCTGATAGATAAAGGAGATCAAACAGAATTGGTTTTATCGGAGAGTGAACAAAAAACCATTGAAGAATTATTTAAATCTTTACCAACTAATAAAGCCAGTAAAACTGAAGTCAAATCCCTTTCCCCAAATGATCCTCCCGTACTTATTGTAAAGCCAGAATTTATGCGGCGCATGACAGAAATGCAATACATGATGTCAGCCATGAAAGGAGATTCTGAAGACAATCCATTTTTAAATCACTTTGAAAGTGTAATCAATGGAAATCATCCGTTGGTCTCACAAAAGATTCTTTCAGAAACAGATCCTGAAAAGCAAAAGGAAGTTGCCGATTACTTGTTTAAATTGGCTCTGCTCGATCAACATATGTTGCAAGGTGAAGGACTGCATGAATTCGTTAAGAAAAGTTTGGAGCGGGTCTAG
- a CDS encoding peptidylprolyl isomerase — protein MKVSKFIFLFLLVFQFSINLNAQSKTIDKIIAKVGGEIILYSDWQEQISFMKNKQGASLDDPSCPILENLLIQKFMINRAKVDSIEIKDEEIEQQLNARLEQILAYFNNDFQKFEEYYGQSVADTRERFKEDLKNQLLAERLQNKIIGEIRVTPEETQAFFDRIPKDSIPYFNSEVEISEIVYKPKINAAQKKAAKEKLEKILMRIRNGEDFGKIASLVSDDAGSAKNGGALGWMKRGSLVPEYEAVAYNLEKDSISGIVESEYGLHLIQLLERRGNSILSRHILIKPKVETEDLKLAEHYLDSIRNLIIKDSIPFETAVRYFSDKKAESFNNGGQLLNPKTGTATFETGDLDPDVFFAIDGLKVLDISKPFVSTDLDGSKSYRIVKLLSKTAPHKANLKQDYAKIQSAAKDFKKNMKFQEWLGNNVPKAYIEIDPSIKALCPEVGSWILAE, from the coding sequence ATGAAGGTATCAAAATTCATTTTTTTATTTCTATTGGTTTTTCAGTTTAGTATAAATCTTAATGCACAATCCAAAACAATTGATAAAATAATAGCAAAGGTTGGTGGTGAAATTATTTTATATTCTGATTGGCAAGAACAAATCAGCTTTATGAAAAATAAGCAAGGAGCTTCATTGGATGATCCTTCTTGTCCCATTTTGGAAAATTTATTGATTCAAAAATTTATGATCAACCGAGCCAAAGTGGATAGTATTGAAATTAAAGATGAAGAAATTGAACAACAACTCAATGCAAGACTGGAACAGATTTTAGCTTATTTTAATAACGACTTCCAGAAATTTGAAGAATACTATGGTCAAAGTGTTGCTGATACACGGGAACGATTTAAAGAAGATTTGAAAAATCAATTGCTTGCAGAACGTCTTCAGAATAAAATCATTGGAGAGATTCGGGTAACCCCTGAAGAAACGCAAGCTTTTTTTGATAGAATTCCAAAAGATAGCATCCCTTATTTTAATTCCGAAGTGGAGATTTCGGAAATTGTATATAAACCAAAAATTAATGCCGCTCAGAAAAAAGCTGCAAAAGAAAAGTTAGAGAAAATTTTAATGCGTATCCGGAATGGTGAAGATTTCGGTAAAATTGCCAGTTTAGTATCAGACGATGCAGGGTCTGCAAAAAATGGAGGTGCTTTAGGTTGGATGAAAAGAGGAAGTCTGGTACCAGAATACGAAGCAGTAGCTTATAATCTTGAGAAAGATTCGATTTCAGGAATCGTAGAATCAGAATACGGATTACACCTAATTCAATTGTTGGAACGGCGCGGAAATTCCATTTTAAGCAGACATATTTTAATTAAGCCTAAAGTGGAAACAGAAGATTTAAAATTAGCTGAACACTATTTAGACTCCATCCGAAATCTTATTATAAAAGACAGCATTCCATTTGAAACTGCAGTGCGTTATTTTTCAGATAAGAAAGCAGAATCTTTTAACAATGGCGGACAATTATTAAATCCAAAAACGGGAACAGCCACTTTTGAAACAGGGGATTTAGATCCCGATGTATTTTTTGCAATTGATGGCTTAAAAGTTTTAGATATATCAAAACCATTTGTTTCCACAGATCTTGATGGCTCAAAATCATACCGGATTGTAAAACTCCTCTCTAAAACAGCACCGCATAAGGCAAACTTAAAGCAAGATTATGCGAAGATTCAATCCGCTGCAAAAGATTTTAAAAAGAATATGAAATTTCAAGAGTGGTTGGGCAACAATGTCCCAAAAGCATATATTGAAATTGACCCGAGTATTAAAGCTCTATGCCCAGAGGTTGGCAGTTGGATCCTAGCAGAATAA
- a CDS encoding Gfo/Idh/MocA family oxidoreductase, translating to MAYSRRDVLKTLGIATGASAFHIPDLAKLLGEIPNPLHKTLDKPITAITLGAGSRGNVYGNYAISNPDQIDIVGVAEPIPLRNERYSKKHKIATENRFVTWEHVFQKPKFADAIIITTPDHLHYGPCMKALAMGYDVLLEKPMAQTEKECRDILALTKKTGAIVGLCHVLRYAPYFIKLKELIHNGSIGELISIQHFEPIQHIHMAHSFVRGNWHNSKESTPIILAKSCHDLDIMRWLVGKPSVRVAAFGNLKWFNKQNAPAGSTARCHDGCAIESTCPYSAVKIYLRERSYTYVFDLPEQKELVPDAIMNYLKTTNYGRCVYRMDNDQCDHYVMSLLFEGGITASFNMEAFTGYHGRRTRVMGSMGDLTGDMEQFVHTDFRTGKTTNWDSKSFDEGAYKNHGHGGGDYRLMQDWVQAVAQKNPNLLTSTIDASIESHLMGFAAEKSRKNKKIVDIRL from the coding sequence ATGGCTTACTCTCGTCGTGACGTTTTAAAAACCTTGGGAATTGCAACAGGAGCTTCAGCGTTTCATATTCCGGATTTAGCAAAATTGTTAGGAGAAATTCCAAATCCACTCCATAAAACCTTAGACAAACCAATTACTGCAATAACTTTAGGTGCTGGATCTAGAGGCAATGTGTATGGAAATTATGCAATTTCCAATCCGGATCAAATAGATATTGTTGGAGTAGCAGAACCCATCCCTTTACGAAACGAACGGTATAGTAAGAAACATAAAATTGCAACAGAAAATCGTTTTGTTACATGGGAGCATGTTTTTCAAAAGCCAAAATTTGCAGATGCAATTATCATTACTACACCCGATCATTTACATTATGGTCCGTGTATGAAAGCACTTGCAATGGGATATGATGTTCTTTTGGAAAAGCCAATGGCTCAGACTGAAAAAGAATGTAGGGATATATTAGCCCTTACAAAAAAAACAGGTGCCATTGTAGGGTTATGTCACGTTTTAAGATACGCACCGTATTTTATTAAATTGAAGGAGCTTATTCATAATGGTTCCATCGGTGAACTAATAAGTATTCAACATTTTGAGCCTATTCAACATATTCACATGGCCCATTCGTTTGTAAGAGGGAATTGGCATAATTCTAAAGAAAGTACACCAATCATATTAGCAAAATCCTGTCATGATTTAGATATCATGCGGTGGTTAGTTGGTAAACCTTCTGTTCGTGTTGCAGCATTTGGAAATTTAAAATGGTTTAATAAGCAAAATGCACCGGCGGGAAGTACCGCACGATGTCATGACGGTTGTGCAATTGAATCAACCTGTCCCTATTCTGCAGTGAAAATTTATTTGCGCGAACGAAGTTATACCTATGTGTTTGATTTGCCAGAACAAAAAGAATTGGTTCCGGATGCGATTATGAATTATCTGAAGACAACTAATTATGGAAGATGTGTGTATCGAATGGACAACGATCAATGTGATCATTACGTCATGAGTTTATTGTTTGAAGGAGGAATTACGGCCAGTTTTAATATGGAAGCATTCACAGGCTACCATGGGCGTAGAACGCGTGTCATGGGAAGTATGGGAGATTTGACTGGGGATATGGAACAATTTGTGCACACTGATTTTCGTACCGGTAAAACTACCAATTGGGATAGCAAATCCTTTGATGAAGGAGCCTATAAAAATCATGGTCACGGAGGTGGTGATTACAGGTTGATGCAAGATTGGGTTCAGGCAGTTGCACAAAAAAATCCCAATTTGCTAACTTCTACTATCGACGCATCCATTGAAAGTCACTTGATGGGATTTGCAGCCGAGAAAAGTCGAAAGAATAAAAAAATTGTTGATATTAGATTGTAG